A single window of Mycolicibacterium madagascariense DNA harbors:
- a CDS encoding LLM class flavin-dependent oxidoreductase — MRFTYAEAMTDPKYYVPLAKAADEAGYHGMTIADSVAYPEVSDSKYPYTEDGNREFLDGKAFIETFALIGALSAVTTTLQFNVFVLKLPIRPPALVAKQAGSLAAMFDNRLNLGVGTSPWPEDYEIMGVPYAKRGKRMDECIDVIRGLTSGDYFEYHGEFYDFPRFKMTPAPTKPLPILIGGHADAALRRAARNDGWMHGGGDPEELDPLLAKLAKFREEEERIGLADEFAIHVISVDGFTLDGVKRLEDKGVTDVIVGFRIPYIMGQDTEPLDAKIRNLEWFAENVIAKA, encoded by the coding sequence ATGCGGTTCACCTATGCGGAAGCCATGACCGACCCGAAGTACTACGTCCCGTTGGCCAAGGCGGCCGACGAGGCTGGATACCACGGGATGACGATCGCCGACAGCGTCGCCTACCCCGAGGTGTCGGACTCGAAGTATCCCTACACCGAGGACGGCAATCGCGAGTTCCTCGACGGCAAGGCGTTCATCGAGACCTTCGCGCTGATCGGCGCGCTGTCGGCCGTCACCACCACGCTGCAGTTCAACGTCTTCGTGCTCAAGCTGCCCATCCGCCCGCCGGCCCTGGTCGCCAAGCAGGCCGGGTCGCTGGCTGCGATGTTCGACAACCGCCTCAACCTCGGCGTCGGCACCAGCCCGTGGCCCGAGGACTACGAGATCATGGGCGTGCCGTACGCCAAGCGCGGCAAGCGGATGGACGAGTGCATCGACGTCATCCGCGGTCTGACCTCCGGTGACTACTTCGAATATCACGGCGAGTTCTACGACTTCCCCCGGTTCAAGATGACGCCGGCGCCGACGAAGCCCCTGCCGATTCTGATCGGCGGCCACGCCGACGCCGCTCTGCGCCGTGCCGCCCGCAACGACGGCTGGATGCACGGCGGTGGCGACCCGGAGGAACTCGATCCGCTACTGGCCAAGCTCGCGAAGTTCCGCGAGGAGGAGGAGCGGATCGGGCTGGCCGACGAGTTCGCGATCCACGTGATCTCGGTCGACGGCTTCACCCTCGACGGCGTGAAGCGGCTCGAGGACAAGGGCGTCACCGACGTCATCGTCGGCTTCCGGATCCCCTACATCATGGGACAGGACACCGAGCCCCTCGACGCCAAGATCCGCAACCTGGAGTGGTTCGCGGAGAACGTCATCGCGAAGGCGTGA
- a CDS encoding ROK family transcriptional regulator yields the protein MSSAGSNVGTATVGDVFTLIRDRRDVTRTELGHLTGLSRTAIASRVAALTALGLVVEREQAPSTGGRPPTLLSFDAAAGIVLSVAVGISRTRLAVCDLAGEVLSIGDIDQEVALGPDDLMPDVVKRLDVMLQDHPGVPIYGVGLSLPGTVDRERGCSRDSPILRGWDGVELRPYFDELPRLAGVPVVLDNDSNAIAAVESQGYDDVLVIKASSGLGAGIVAGGVLQRGAAQAAGEFGHNKIAAAQGLPCRCGDTGCVEAIAGGWAVVHALQQQGHLVRHLRDVVELAHGGDAEARRMIRDSGRYVGEVLASAVNLLNPAIVVVAGDMAGAYEIFVAGLRETLYGNATAQATRTLEVVPAAHGARSGTVGGAVMVLDEVLSARAVDELAATRSVTPSR from the coding sequence GTGAGCAGTGCCGGCAGCAACGTCGGCACCGCCACCGTGGGGGACGTCTTCACCCTGATCCGGGATCGTCGCGACGTCACGCGCACCGAACTGGGCCATCTCACCGGGCTGTCCCGCACGGCGATCGCGTCGCGGGTCGCCGCACTGACCGCGCTGGGCCTGGTCGTCGAGCGCGAGCAGGCGCCGTCGACCGGCGGCCGGCCGCCGACGCTGCTGTCGTTCGACGCCGCCGCGGGCATCGTGCTGTCGGTCGCGGTCGGCATCAGCCGGACCCGGCTCGCCGTGTGCGACCTGGCGGGCGAGGTCCTCTCGATCGGTGACATCGATCAGGAGGTCGCCCTCGGGCCCGACGACCTGATGCCCGACGTCGTCAAGCGGCTCGACGTGATGCTGCAGGACCATCCCGGCGTGCCGATCTACGGCGTCGGTCTGAGCCTGCCGGGAACCGTCGACCGCGAGCGCGGATGTAGTCGCGACTCGCCGATCCTGCGCGGTTGGGACGGTGTCGAGCTGCGGCCGTACTTCGACGAATTGCCCCGGCTCGCGGGCGTTCCGGTGGTCCTCGACAACGACTCCAACGCCATCGCGGCCGTCGAGAGCCAGGGCTATGACGACGTGCTGGTGATCAAGGCGTCCAGCGGCCTCGGCGCGGGCATCGTCGCCGGCGGGGTGCTGCAGCGCGGCGCGGCGCAGGCAGCCGGGGAGTTCGGGCACAACAAGATCGCTGCGGCACAGGGACTTCCGTGTCGCTGCGGAGATACCGGATGCGTCGAGGCGATCGCGGGCGGCTGGGCGGTGGTGCATGCGCTGCAGCAGCAGGGGCATTTGGTGCGCCACCTGCGCGACGTGGTCGAGCTCGCCCACGGTGGCGACGCCGAGGCGCGCCGGATGATCAGGGACAGCGGCCGTTACGTCGGGGAGGTCCTCGCGTCGGCGGTGAACCTGCTCAACCCGGCCATCGTCGTCGTGGCCGGGGACATGGCGGGCGCCTACGAGATCTTCGTCGCCGGATTGCGAGAGACGTTGTACGGCAACGCCACTGCGCAGGCCACCCGCACGCTGGAGGTGGTGCCCGCGGCGCACGGCGCCAGGTCGGGCACCGTGGGCGGCGCCGTCATGGTGCTCGACGAGGTGCTCAGCGCCCGCGCCGTCGACGAGTTGGCCGCAACCCGATCGGTCACGCCTTCGCGATGA
- a CDS encoding diiron oxygenase, whose amino-acid sequence MTLSPEAVRRAGNPTREEFSERLLRGSVKKSYEPIVDIDWDAPLEPDKFFLPPKTVSLYGTPAWDAMTREEQIELSRQELVNTLSAGIWFENILNQALLRDLMHADPTARATHYALTEMGDETRHMVMFGRTIEKVGAKPMRPKRFQRVIINGLPLVFKGPLLWVAALVGEEIFDSLQRQMMDDPQLQPAVQRLMRIHVTEEARHIQFARDGLRKHVGDMAWWQRLWVANLHGVGGYFFRHLFSNPAQYRRVGLPGGASRDLARASAHRHDVQISGFAPLAAFLEEVGLMGPIARRMWRRSHFLPATPSASPAPAAIPAPSDDAGDDAYDGPATLRVGGTDHAVRVRLMGHLDPTDGRYHWRGTVFEALPDDVLRTPRVTLAIGARISDARLTEKTPWGTYSIVGEGAPPFA is encoded by the coding sequence ATGACGCTGTCCCCCGAAGCCGTCCGCCGTGCCGGCAACCCCACCCGTGAGGAATTCTCCGAGCGCCTGCTGCGCGGTTCGGTCAAGAAGTCCTACGAGCCGATCGTCGACATCGATTGGGACGCACCGCTGGAACCCGACAAGTTCTTCCTGCCGCCGAAGACGGTGTCGCTCTACGGCACGCCGGCGTGGGACGCCATGACGCGCGAGGAGCAGATCGAACTCTCGCGCCAGGAACTGGTCAACACGCTGTCGGCGGGCATCTGGTTCGAGAACATCCTCAACCAGGCGCTGCTGCGCGATCTGATGCATGCGGATCCGACCGCCCGCGCCACGCACTACGCGCTCACCGAGATGGGCGACGAGACCCGCCACATGGTGATGTTCGGCAGGACCATCGAGAAGGTGGGCGCCAAGCCCATGCGGCCCAAGCGCTTTCAGCGCGTCATCATCAACGGACTGCCGCTGGTGTTCAAGGGGCCGCTGCTATGGGTGGCCGCGCTCGTCGGCGAGGAGATCTTCGACTCGCTGCAGCGGCAGATGATGGACGACCCGCAACTGCAGCCCGCCGTGCAACGGCTCATGCGCATTCACGTCACCGAGGAGGCCCGCCACATTCAGTTCGCCCGCGACGGTCTGCGCAAGCACGTCGGCGACATGGCGTGGTGGCAGCGGCTGTGGGTGGCCAATCTGCACGGCGTCGGCGGCTACTTCTTCCGGCACCTGTTCAGCAATCCCGCCCAGTACCGCCGCGTCGGGCTGCCCGGGGGCGCGAGCCGTGACCTGGCGCGCGCCAGTGCGCACCGCCACGACGTCCAGATCTCCGGGTTCGCGCCGCTGGCGGCGTTCCTCGAGGAGGTCGGGCTGATGGGTCCGATCGCGCGCCGCATGTGGCGCCGCAGCCACTTCCTGCCGGCGACCCCGTCGGCGTCCCCCGCTCCCGCTGCTATTCCCGCCCCGTCCGACGACGCGGGCGATGACGCGTACGACGGTCCGGCCACCCTGCGGGTCGGTGGCACCGACCACGCGGTGCGCGTCCGCCTGATGGGACACCTCGACCCCACCGACGGTCGATACCATTGGCGTGGAACGGTTTTCGAGGCGCTACCCGACGACGTGCTCCGCACGCCGCGCGTGACGCTCGCCATCGGTGCGCGTATCAGCGACGCGCGGCTGACCGAGAAGACGCCCTGGGGCACCTACTCGATCGTGGGCGAGGGCGCTCCCCCGTTCGCCTGA
- a CDS encoding FAD binding domain-containing protein produces MYPFTFTKAADEKAALDAGRSGARYIAGGTTLIDLMRVTVERPNAVVDINALPYRSVDLDGRSLRIGSLVRMSDLAADDRVRRQFPVIAQSLDLSASAQLRNMASIGGNLMQRPRCLYFRDVTANCNRRTPGAGCAAVGGLNRMHAILGASDECVATHPSDLAVALVALDAVLLLRDGNGDRRIPLAQFFREPGSTPDQEHDLRPGELIVGVEVPTGPQTIRSGYLKVRDRQSYEFALTSAAVALDIAGNTVKTARVAVGGVATVPWRLPAVEQALVGRPITPGLWHDAASHAADGAKPLSDNGFKIQLVQRVVERQLSAVAALT; encoded by the coding sequence GTGTATCCGTTCACCTTCACCAAGGCCGCCGACGAGAAGGCAGCCCTGGACGCGGGTCGGTCCGGTGCCCGGTACATCGCCGGCGGTACCACGCTCATCGACCTCATGCGGGTCACCGTCGAGCGACCCAACGCCGTCGTCGACATCAACGCGCTGCCCTACCGCAGCGTCGACCTCGACGGTCGGTCGCTGCGGATCGGCTCACTGGTGCGCATGTCCGACCTTGCCGCCGACGACCGGGTGCGCCGCCAATTCCCGGTCATCGCACAGTCCTTGGACCTCAGTGCCTCGGCGCAGCTGCGCAACATGGCCTCGATCGGCGGCAACCTCATGCAGCGGCCGCGCTGCCTGTACTTCCGCGACGTCACGGCCAACTGCAACCGTCGCACCCCGGGAGCGGGATGTGCCGCGGTCGGAGGGCTGAACCGCATGCACGCCATCCTCGGCGCGAGTGACGAATGCGTGGCGACCCACCCGTCGGACCTCGCGGTCGCGCTCGTCGCGCTCGACGCCGTCCTGCTCCTGCGGGATGGCAACGGAGACAGGCGCATTCCGCTGGCCCAGTTCTTCCGCGAACCGGGCAGCACGCCCGATCAGGAACACGACCTGCGCCCGGGCGAACTCATCGTCGGCGTCGAGGTGCCCACCGGGCCGCAGACCATCCGGTCGGGTTACCTCAAGGTGCGCGACCGCCAGTCCTATGAGTTTGCGCTGACGTCGGCGGCCGTGGCGCTCGACATCGCCGGGAACACCGTCAAGACCGCGCGGGTCGCCGTCGGCGGCGTAGCGACCGTGCCGTGGCGGCTGCCCGCCGTCGAACAGGCCCTCGTCGGCAGGCCGATCACCCCGGGGCTGTGGCACGACGCCGCATCGCACGCGGCCGATGGTGCGAAACCGCTGTCCGACAACGGTTTCAAGATTCAACTGGTCCAGCGCGTCGTCGAACGGCAGCTGAGCGCGGTGGCGGCGCTGACGTGA
- a CDS encoding phage holin family protein, with protein MRPFLFRAAVTGVALWIVTRMVPGIAFIGGDSPLARVAIVFAVAVVFGIVNAVVKPIVRLISTPLYIVTLGLFHVVVNALMLWITARVTQRTTHWGLYIDAFWWTAIKAAIVLSVVGWFLSLVLPDGKRTRR; from the coding sequence GTGCGCCCGTTCCTGTTCCGCGCGGCCGTGACCGGGGTGGCGCTGTGGATCGTGACGAGGATGGTGCCCGGCATCGCGTTCATCGGCGGTGACTCGCCGCTCGCACGGGTCGCGATCGTCTTCGCCGTGGCGGTGGTCTTCGGCATCGTCAACGCCGTCGTCAAACCGATCGTTCGGCTCATCTCGACGCCGCTGTACATCGTGACGCTCGGGCTCTTCCACGTCGTCGTCAATGCGCTGATGCTGTGGATCACCGCGCGCGTCACGCAGCGGACCACCCACTGGGGCCTCTACATCGACGCATTCTGGTGGACGGCCATCAAGGCGGCGATCGTGCTGTCCGTCGTCGGCTGGTTCCTGTCGCTGGTGCTGCCCGATGGCAAACGAACCCGCCGTTAG
- a CDS encoding (2Fe-2S)-binding protein codes for MASEINRRTFVGASITVSGAVAAASIAAGCESDTKTDAPPAEGQTTRVHLRINGEEKDVDVDTRTSMLDMLRERVGLTGTKKGCDQGACGACTILLDGKRVNSCLTLAVMHDGAEVQTIEGVADHGRLHPLQQSFIDTDAFQCGYCTSGQIMSGLGCIAEGHTGSPEEIREWMSGNICRCGAYTNIVAAVASAAKEA; via the coding sequence GTGGCCTCCGAGATCAATCGCCGCACCTTCGTCGGCGCCTCGATCACCGTTAGCGGGGCCGTCGCGGCCGCATCGATTGCCGCCGGGTGCGAAAGCGACACCAAGACCGACGCTCCGCCCGCCGAGGGCCAGACGACGCGCGTCCACCTGCGCATCAACGGCGAGGAGAAGGACGTCGACGTCGACACCAGGACGTCGATGCTCGACATGCTGCGCGAGCGGGTCGGGCTGACCGGCACCAAGAAGGGGTGCGATCAGGGTGCCTGCGGCGCATGCACCATCCTGCTGGACGGCAAACGGGTCAACTCCTGCCTGACGCTCGCGGTGATGCACGACGGCGCCGAGGTCCAGACCATCGAAGGCGTCGCGGACCACGGTCGGCTGCATCCCCTGCAGCAGTCGTTCATCGACACCGACGCGTTCCAGTGCGGCTACTGCACCTCGGGTCAGATCATGTCCGGACTCGGTTGCATCGCCGAAGGACACACCGGCTCTCCCGAGGAGATCCGAGAATGGATGAGCGGCAACATCTGTCGCTGCGGGGCCTACACCAACATCGTCGCCGCCGTCGCGTCGGCCGCCAAGGAGGCGTGA